One window of the Trifolium pratense cultivar HEN17-A07 linkage group LG2, ARS_RC_1.1, whole genome shotgun sequence genome contains the following:
- the LOC123903790 gene encoding 7-deoxyloganetic acid glucosyltransferase-like, whose product METEQPKQKSSPHVLIFPCPAQGHVNPMLKLAELIAIQNLHITFLNTKYIHNRLIQFNDDIQDLLECYPKLQFKTISDFHDDEEKHPGFGEKIGDVVVALTLYGKPLLRDVIVSEKISCLIVDGIFGDLAIDLAHEFGIQLITFRTVSACCLWAYLCVPKLIQCNELPIRGDEDMDRIIRNMPGMENLLRCRDLPSFKRLAKENEHIALDHVVFQNQQSLKANALILNTFEDLEAPILSQIRLHFPKLIIYTLGPLHHHLNTTKKTSSSSSSFFKADRTCMTWLESQPLKSVVYVNFGSITSMKGEEIIEIWHGLLNSKKQFLWVIRPNMVQEKGLLKELEEGTSKEQGLIVGWVPQEEVLSHKAIGAFLTHSGWNSTLESLVYGVPMICWPYFSDQQINSRFVSEVWKIGLDMKDVCDRKVLENMVNDVMVNRKEEFLKSAMEIAKLACKSVSCDGSSYNNFRDLIEYIRSTSP is encoded by the exons ATGGAAACAGAACAACCTAAGCAAAAATCCTCACCACATGTGTTAATCTTTCCTTGTCCAGCACAAGGCCATGTAAACCCAATGTTAAAGCTAGCTGAACTTATTGCAATTCAAAATCTCCATATAACTTTCCTCAATACAAAATACATCCACAATCGACTCATTCAATTCAATGATGATATTCAAGATCTTTTGGAATGCTATCCTAAGCTTCAATTCAAGACTATCTCTGACTTTCATGATGATGAGGAGAAACATCCTGGATTTGGAGAAAAGATAGGTGATGTAGTTGTGGCATTGACTTTGTATGGTAAACCTCTTTTGAGAGATGTTATTGTCTCTGAGAAAATAAGTTGTTTGATTGTTGATGGAATCTTTGGTGACCTTGCTATTGATTTGGCTCATGAATTTGGGATACAATTGATTACTTTTCGTACTGTTAGTGCTTGTTGCTTATGGGCTTATTTATGTGTTCCTAAGCTCATTCAATGCAATGAACTTCCCATTAGAg GAGATGAGGACATGGATCGTATAATAAGAAACATGCCAGGTATGGAAAACTTGCTTCGATGTAGAGATCTTCCAAGTTTCAAAAGATTAGCCAAAGAAAACGAGCATATCGCTTTAGACCATGTTGTATTTCAAAACCAACAATCACTTAAAGCAAATGCGTTGATACTCAACACATTTGAGGATCTAGAAGCTCCAATCCTCTCCCAAATTCGTCTCCACTTCCCCAAACTCATTATCTACACTCTTGGCCCTCTTCACCACCACCTCAATACCacaaaaaaaacatcatcatcttcatcgtcATTCTTCAAAGCGGATAGAACATGCATGACATGGCTCGAATCTCAACCGTTGAAATCAGTTGTATATGTTAACTTTGGTAGCATTACATCAATGAAAGGAGAAGAAATCATTGAGATATGGCATGGTTTATTGAAtagtaaaaaacaatttttgtggGTGATTAGGCCAAACATGGTACAAGAAAAAGGACTATTAAAGGAGCTTGAGGAAGGAACTAGTAAGGAACAAGGGTTGATTGTGGGGTGGGTTCCACAAGAGGAAGTGTTGTCTCACAAAGCAATTGGTGCTTTTTTGACACATAGTGGTTGGAATTCTACTTTGGAGAGTTTGGTTTATGGTGTGCCTATGATTTGTTGGCCTTATTTTTCAGATCAACAAATTAATAGTAGGTTTGTGAGTGAGGTTTGGAAAATTGGGTTGGATATGAAAGATGTTTGTGATAGGAAGGTTTTGGAGAATATGGTGAATGATGTTATGGTGAATAGGAAGGAAGAGTTTCTAAAATCAGCTATGGAAATTGCTAAGTTGGCATGCAAGAGTGTGAGTTGTGATGGTTCTTCCTACAACAACTTCCGAGATTTGATTGAATATATAAGGTCCACTAGCCCATAA